From Larus michahellis chromosome 8, bLarMic1.1, whole genome shotgun sequence, one genomic window encodes:
- the LOC141747425 gene encoding vitellogenin-2-like isoform X2: MSGSAPFAFTMRGIILALALTLVGSQKFDIDPGFSSRKSHLYSYEGWVLNGLQEKSFAKAGVRFSSKLEISGLSENTYLLKIRSPQFEEYNGIWPRDPFTRSSKITQAVSSCFTRPFKFEYNSGRIGNIYGPEDCPDMCINIVRGILNMMQITIKKSQNVYELQEAGIGGVCHTRYVIQEDRKNSRVSVTKTVDQNNCQEKVIKSVGMAYIYPCPVDMMKGRLIKGTAAFSYKLKQSDSGTLITEVVSQQVYQISPLSEPTGVAVMEARQQLALLEVRSERGSTPDISMQNYGSLHYQFPSVLPQMPLQLIKTKNPEQRIVETLQHIVQNNQQDFHYDVPYRFLELVQLCRVASADTLESIWRQASDKPRYRRWLLSAVSAAGTTEALKFIKSRIRNDDINYLQTLLSVSFALHSMRADEDTVPIAADLMTSSRIQKSPVLQQVACLGYSSVVNRYCSQISACPKEALQPIHDLADDAISRGREDKMKLALKCIGNMGEPASIKRILKFLPISSSSASDIPTHIQIDAIMALRKIAQKDPKTVQVYLIQILADQSLPPEVRMMACAAIFETRPALPLITTIANVAMKESNLQVASFVYSHMKALSKSTLPYMYNVSSACNIALKLLAPKLDRLSYRYSKVIRIGGYFDNYKVGAAGDVFVMNSPGTMFPSAIISKLMAYTAGSVADLVEAGVRVEGLTDVIMKRNIPFAEYPTYKKIKEIGKALLGWKELPTEAPLISAYLKLFGQELAYININKEVLHQAMKTVLEPADRNAAMKRIASQIRNGIAGQWTQPVWLGELRYIVPTCTGLPLEYGSYITALARAAVNVDGKITPPLTGDFRPSQLLESTVQIRSDISPSLYVHTVATMGVNTEYFQHAVEIRGKVLTRVPMKFDAKIDMKLKNIKIETNPCHEETEIVVGRHKAFAVSRNIGELGVEKRTSILPEGASSNIVDEPFKPSERASGEGFTMQEADSEPRKHAYSSQEDLRHGTGRKTHKRDICIKLHRLGCQLCFSRRSRDASFLKNTYLHRLIGEHEAKIVLVPVQTDADIDKIQLEIQAGSRAASKIIHVVNSESEEEDESSPYEDIQAKLKKILGIENVFKVANKTRHQKKQPSKKGNTMLTELGTDPNAKNPSSSSSASSAVSSSSSSAAASPDHKKAADEDKNDQGQQARNKDASSKSSSSSGRNSKSSSSSSKSSSSSKSNSKSSSSSSSKSSSSSSSKSSSSNSSGSSSKGSSSSSSSKGSSRSSSSRSSSSRSSSRSSSSKGSSRSSSSRKSVGHHTHGHHSGHLEGGGSSSSSSSSGSTYSKIWDDHEIYQYRFKSAHRQEFPKRKLPADRLSSTYSSTRSSHASSRAASRPKFLGDVKTPVLAVFLHGIRNDKKIGGLQLVVYADIDSIRPRVQVFVSNLTDSSKWKLCADASVLNAHKAAAYLKWGRNCQDYKISTELVTGRFAAHPAAQVKLEWPKVPSSVRSIAE; the protein is encoded by the exons ATGTCCGGAAGCGCCCCATTCGCCTTCACTATGAGGGGAATCATACTTGCACTAGCGCTCACCCTCGTAG GTAGCCAGAAGTTTGACATTG ACCCTGGattcagcagcagaaagagccACTTGTACAGCTATGAGGGCTGGGTGTTGAATGGCCTTCAAGAAAAAAGCTTCGCCAAAGCTGGCGTGCGCTTCAGCAGCAAACTAGAGATCAGTGGGCTGTCAGAGAACACTTACCTCCTCAAG ATCCGCTCTCCGCAGTTCGAGGAGTACAATGGCATCTGGCCCAGGGACCCGTTTACTCGATCTTCCAAAATCACCCAGGCGGTTTCTTCATGTTTTACCCGGCCCTTCAAGTTTGAATACAATAGCGGACGGATTGGAAACATTTATGGCCCAGAAGACTGCCCCGATATGTGTATTAACATAGTGAGAGGAATACTGAACATGATGCAGATAACCATTAAAAAGTCACAGAATGTGTATGAATTGCAAGAG GCTGGCATTGGAGGTGTTTGCCACACAAGGTACGTCATCCAGGAAGACAGGAAGAACAGCCGAGTCTCCGTTACCAAAACTGTAGACCAAAATAATTGCCAGGAAAAAGTGATAAAGAGTGTTGGAATGGCTTACATCTACCCTTGTCCTGTCGACATGATG AAGGGAAGGCTCATAAAAGGGACCGCGGCTTTCTCCTACAAACTGAAGCAGTCAGATAGTGGTACCCTGATCACAGAAGTGGTGTCACAGCAGGTGTATCAGATCTCACCACTCAGTGAACCTACAGGTGTTGCTGTCATGGAAGCAAG ACAACAACTCGCCTTGCTTGAAGTGAGGAGTGAACGGGGGAGCACCCCAGACATTTCCATGCAGAACTACGGAAGCCTTCATTACCAGTTCCCATCCGTATTGCCACAGATGCCACTGCAGCTAATCAAGACGAAAAACCCCGAGCAAAGG ATAGTAGAAACACTGCAACACATAGTCCAGAATAACCAACAAGATTTCCACTACGATGTTCCGTATAGATTCTTGGAGCTCGTCCAGCTTTGCCGGGTAGCAAGTGCTGATACTCTGGAGTCCATCTGGAGACAAGCTTCAGATAAACCCCGCTACAG GCGATGGCTGCTGAGTGCAGTTTCTGCTGCAGGCACTACAGAAGCACTCAAATTCATTAAGAGCAGAATTCGCAACGATGACATTAACTACCTTCAGACTCTTCTAAGTGTTTCTTTTGCTCTCCATTCAATGAGAGCTGATGAAGACACTGTTCCAATAGCAGCA GATTTAATGACCAGTTCTCGAATTCAGAAAAGTCCTGTGCTTCAGCAAGTTGCCTGCTTGGGATACAGTTCTGTGGTCAACAGATACTGTTCTCAGATCTCAGCTTGTCCCAAAGAAGCTCTTCAG CCCATCCATGACCTGGCAGATGACGCGATCAGCAGGGGCCGTGAAGACAAAATGAAACTGGCTCTGAAGTGCATTGGTAACATGGGAGAGCCAGCCAGCATCAAGCGCATCCTGAAGTTCCTGCCCATATCTTCATCCAGCGCTTCTGATATCCCCACCCACATTCAGATTGATGCCATAATGGCCTTGAGAAAAATAGCTCAGAAGGACCCCAAAACA gtGCAGGTATATCTCATTCAGATCCTTGCAGACCAGTCGCTTCCCCCCGAAGTGCGAATGATGGCTTGTGCTGCCATCTTTGAGACAAGGCCTGCCCTTCCTTTAATAACAACAATCGCTAACGTGGCAATGAAGGAGAGCAATTTGCAAGTGGCCAGTTTCGTGTATTCCCACATGAAGGCTTTGTCGAAGAGCACGTTGCCGTACATGTACAACGT aTCTTCGGCTTGCAATATCGCCCTTAAGCTGCTGGCCCCCAAACTGGACAGGCTGAGCTATCGGTATAGCAAGGTCATACGTATCGGTGGTTACTTTG ATAACTATAAAGTTGGTGCTGCTGGAGATGTCTTTGTTATGAACAGCCCCGGAACGATGTTCCCATCGGCAATAATTTCCAAGCTGATGGCATATACTGCAGGGTCAGTGGCTGACTTGGTGGAG GCTGGTGTCCGCGTGGAAGGCCTCACAGACGTCATCATGAAACGAAATATCCCGTTTGCTGAATATCCCACATACAAAAAGATAAAGGAGATTGGAAAAGCG CTGCTAGGATGGAAGGAGCTGCCAACAGAAGCCCCCTTGATATCAGCCTACTTGAAACTATTTGGCCAAGAGCTGGCCTACATCAACATCAATAAGGAAGTCCTGCATCAAGCTATGAAG ACTGTGCTAGAACCCGCTGATAGGAACGCAGCAATGAAGAGAATTGCCAGCCAAATCCGCAATGGCATTGCAGGACAGTGGACACAGCCGGTGTGGCTGGGAGAGCTGCGATACATCGTTCCCACCTGCACCGGTCTGCCACTGGAGTACGGGTCCTACATCACCGCTCTGGCACGAGCGGCAGTCAATG TTGATGGAAAAATAACCCCCCCTTTAACTGGAGATTTTAGACCTTCCCAGTTGCTTGAATCCACCGTGCAGATTCGGTCTGACATAAGCCCAAG CTTATACGTACATACAGTGGCAACGATGGGTGTCAACACAGAATACTTTCAACATGCTGTTGAGATTCGAGGCAAGGTCCTGACAAGAGTGCCAATGAAGTTTGATGCCAAGATAGAcatgaaattgaaaaatattaagattgAAACAAATCCATGCCATGAGGAAACTGAGATAGTGGTTGGAAG ACACAAGGCTTTTGCTGTATCAAGAAATATCGGAGAACTAGGTGTTGAAAAGAGGACCTCCATTCTCCCAGAAGGTGCTTCATCAAATATTGTGGACGAACCTTTCAAACCATCAGAGAGAGCTTCCGGTGAAGGTTTCACAATG CAAGAAGCTGACAGCGAGCCAAGGAAACATGCTTATAGCTCTCAAGAGGATCTTCGCCACGGCACAGGAAGAAAAACTCATAAACGAGACATTTGCATCAAACTGCATCGTCTTGGTtgtcagctctgcttttccagaagGTCACGAGATGCCAGTTTcctaaaaaatacatatttgcacAGACTAATTGGAGAACATGAAGCTAAAATAGTCTTGGTGCCAG TTCAAACAGATGCCGATATTGACAAAATTCAGCTGGAGATTCAAGCAGGATCCAGAGCAGCTTCCAAAATAATTCATGTGGTAAACTCGGagtctgaggaagaggatgagtCATCTCCATATGAGGACATTCAAGCTAAACTGAAGAAGATTCTAGGCATTGAAAATGTCTTCAAG GTTGCAAATAAAACACGACACCAGAAGAAGCAGCCTTCTAAGAAAGGAAACACTATGCTAACAGAGCTTGGGACAGACCCCAATGCAAAAAATCCCTCCAGCTCATCTTCTGCCTCCTCAGCAgtctcttcttcttcctcatcagctgctgcttctcctgatCATAAAAAGGCTGCAGATGAGGATAAGAATGATCAAGGACAGCAAGCAAGAAACAAAGATGCAAGCAGCAAGAGCAGTAGCAGTAGTGGCAGAAatagcaagagcagcagcagcagcagcaagagcagcagcagcagcaaaagcaacagcaagagcagcagcagcagtagcagcaagagcagcagcagcagtagcagcaagagcagcagcagtaaCAGCAGCGGCAGCAGTAGCAAAGgtagcagtagcagcagcagtagcaaagGTAGCAGCAGaagtagcagcagcagaagtagcagcagcagaagtagcagcaggagcagcagcagcaaaggtagcagtaggagcagcagcagcaggaagtcAGTGGGTCACCATACCCATGGGCATCACTCAGGACATCTGGAaggtggcggcagcagcagcagcagcagcagcagtggcagcacaTATTCCAAAATATGG GACGATCATGAGATTTATCAGTATCGCTTTAAATCAGCGCATAGACAAGAG ttCCCAAAAAGGAAACTCCCAGCTGACCGACTTAGCAGCACATACTCCTCTACCAGATCCAGTCATGCCTCATCTCGAGCTGCTTCACGG CCTAAGTTTTTGGGAGATGTTAAAACACCAGTATTGGCCGTTTTTCTTCATGGCATTCGCAACGATAAGAAGATAGGAGGCCTCCAGCTCGTGGTATATGCAGATATTGACTCCATCAGGCCCCGGGTG